A single bacterium HR11 DNA region contains:
- the dapF gene encoding Diaminopimelate epimerase, which produces MLPGVEEIPFDRWVAAGNDFIILDNRDGRWTDLASVLAQKLCHRRLSVGADGLILVESSRKAHVRARFFNPDGTEFNMCMNGTRCVARYALRHVMAPRQMTIETAIGVIEAVVDYRTVHLRFYRVYEIRLHRRLAFRERTVSAHWVRVGDPHLVIPVRDVGSLDLLRLAPAFRFHPDLGPEGANVNFVHVVEPGRIDIRTYERGVEAETLSCGSGCVSTALVLAHLGHRWDAYRFHTRSGSDLLVRLEWDGTTLRAIHLSGEARLVCQGVLIPDAWEYEPPRD; this is translated from the coding sequence ATGCTTCCGGGCGTGGAAGAAATCCCTTTCGACCGTTGGGTCGCCGCCGGCAACGACTTCATCATCTTGGACAACCGAGACGGGCGGTGGACGGACCTGGCTTCCGTCCTGGCGCAAAAGCTTTGTCACCGGCGGCTGTCGGTCGGCGCGGACGGTCTTATCCTGGTCGAGTCGAGTCGGAAGGCCCACGTGCGGGCCCGTTTTTTCAATCCTGACGGGACGGAATTCAACATGTGCATGAACGGGACCCGCTGTGTGGCCCGGTATGCCCTCCGACACGTGATGGCACCCCGTCAGATGACGATCGAGACGGCCATCGGGGTGATCGAGGCGGTCGTCGACTATCGGACGGTCCACCTGCGCTTTTACCGAGTCTACGAGATTCGGCTCCACCGGCGTCTGGCTTTCCGGGAGCGGACCGTCTCGGCCCATTGGGTCCGGGTCGGAGACCCCCATCTGGTCATTCCCGTACGGGACGTGGGGTCGTTAGACCTTCTCCGCCTTGCACCGGCCTTTCGGTTTCACCCAGACCTGGGACCGGAGGGGGCCAACGTCAACTTTGTCCACGTCGTCGAACCGGGCCGTATCGACATCCGGACTTACGAGCGGGGCGTCGAGGCCGAGACCCTTTCCTGTGGGAGCGGTTGTGTTTCGACGGCCCTCGTCCTGGCTCACCTGGGACATCGATGGGACGCTTACCGGTTCCATACCCGGTCCGGCTCAGACCTGCTCGTCCGGCTCGAGTGGGACGGGACGACCCTACGGGCGATTCACCTGTCCGGGGAGGCCCGCTTAGTCTGTCAGGGCGTCCTGATCCCGGATGCCTGGGAGTACGAGCCTCCACGGGATTGA
- the thlA_1 gene encoding Acetyl-CoA acetyltransferase, whose product MSRPGRSVVIVGYARTPIGSFLGALSRLSAPRLGAVAIRGALQQAGLAPEDVQEVIMGQVVQAGTGQAPARQAALLAGLPVRVECLTVNKVCGSGLKAVMLAAQAIALGDADVVVAGGMESMSQAPYLLKRARTGYRLGHGEIQDALILDGLWDAHYQMHMGNCAEHCARQLNIGRAAQDEYAAESYRRALRAMERGDFAREIVPVEVPDDKGHVQVVTEDEEPRRVRFEKIPTLPPVFDPAGTITAANASKINDGAAAVVMTAEEVARDRGLRPIARVVDFCAAARDPVEFPRAPVDAIQKLLRRTGLSKDAIDLYEINEAFASVALGVIQELDLDPGRVNVHGGAVALGHPIGASGARLLCTLLNALTTYGKRLGVVSLCLGGGEAVALLVERLEA is encoded by the coding sequence ATGAGCCGACCCGGACGTTCGGTCGTCATCGTCGGCTACGCCCGAACTCCCATCGGGAGCTTTCTGGGAGCCCTCAGCCGTCTTTCGGCGCCCCGATTAGGAGCAGTCGCCATCCGGGGAGCGCTTCAGCAAGCTGGCCTGGCCCCGGAAGACGTGCAAGAGGTCATCATGGGTCAGGTCGTCCAGGCCGGGACCGGCCAGGCGCCCGCCCGGCAGGCCGCTTTACTCGCCGGACTGCCCGTACGGGTCGAGTGTCTGACGGTGAACAAGGTGTGCGGTTCGGGCCTGAAGGCCGTCATGCTGGCCGCCCAGGCCATTGCCTTGGGGGATGCCGACGTCGTCGTCGCCGGCGGCATGGAGAGCATGAGCCAAGCGCCGTACCTGCTGAAGCGGGCCCGGACGGGTTACCGCCTGGGGCACGGGGAAATTCAGGACGCCCTGATCCTGGACGGGCTGTGGGACGCCCACTACCAGATGCACATGGGGAACTGTGCGGAGCACTGCGCTCGCCAGTTGAACATCGGGCGGGCGGCCCAGGACGAGTATGCCGCCGAAAGCTACCGGCGGGCCCTTCGGGCCATGGAGCGGGGCGATTTTGCCCGGGAGATCGTGCCCGTCGAGGTCCCGGATGACAAGGGGCATGTCCAGGTCGTGACGGAGGACGAAGAGCCCCGGCGGGTGCGGTTCGAGAAGATTCCGACCCTGCCGCCCGTCTTCGACCCGGCCGGGACCATCACGGCGGCGAATGCGTCCAAGATCAACGACGGGGCGGCGGCGGTCGTCATGACGGCCGAGGAAGTCGCTCGGGACCGAGGCCTCCGGCCGATCGCTCGGGTCGTCGACTTCTGCGCGGCCGCCCGGGACCCTGTCGAGTTCCCCCGGGCCCCCGTCGACGCTATTCAAAAGCTTCTCCGTCGCACGGGCCTTTCAAAGGATGCCATCGACCTTTACGAGATCAATGAGGCCTTTGCGTCCGTCGCCCTGGGCGTCATCCAGGAGTTGGACCTGGACCCCGGACGGGTGAACGTCCACGGGGGGGCCGTCGCCCTGGGCCATCCCATCGGAGCCAGCGGCGCCCGTCTACTCTGCACCCTCCTGAACGCCCTGACGACTTACGGGAAGCGACTCGGCGTCGTCAGCCTCTGCCTGGGGGGCGGCGAGGCCGTCGCCCTGCTGGTCGAGCGTCTGGAAGCGTAG
- the hutI_1 gene encoding Imidazolonepropionase has product MRSRRWIEWVSGLTVLWAVFGAVAGAQVVESAPDQAVTVLRAGRLLDVRQGRILENVVIVVRGEKIEAVGPADRVRVPADARVLDLSRGAVLPGLIDMHTHLTGEPRYIGYSALGLSVPRQALIGAKNARLTLMAGFTTVRNVGASGYTDVALRDAIEAGDLPGPRMVVSGPALGITGGHCDESLLPPEYRHQAEGVADGPDAVLRKVREVIKYGADVIKVCATGGVLSKGDNPEAYEFNEDELRVIVQEAHKLGRKVAAHAHGRAGILLAVRVGVDSIEHGSYIDDEAVRLMREKRVYLVPTLYLADWFMENAPKLQIPPFIMEKARKVMPAARQNIRRAFQMGVPVAFGTDAAVYPHGLNAREFTVMVHLGLTPLQAIQAATIHAAELLGWSDRVGTLEPGKYADIIAVEGNPLEDVRVLERVRFVMKGGQVYRNDFGGRIE; this is encoded by the coding sequence ATGCGGTCCCGCCGATGGATCGAGTGGGTCTCAGGTCTCACCGTCCTTTGGGCCGTCTTCGGGGCCGTCGCCGGCGCTCAAGTCGTGGAATCCGCGCCAGACCAGGCCGTCACGGTCCTTCGCGCCGGCCGCCTGCTGGACGTCCGTCAGGGTCGTATCCTGGAAAACGTCGTCATCGTCGTGCGGGGCGAGAAGATCGAGGCCGTCGGACCGGCCGACCGGGTCCGGGTCCCGGCCGACGCCCGCGTCCTCGACCTGTCCCGGGGGGCGGTCCTGCCGGGCCTGATCGACATGCACACGCACCTGACGGGCGAGCCTCGATACATCGGCTACAGCGCCCTCGGCCTCTCGGTGCCCCGGCAGGCCCTCATCGGGGCCAAGAACGCCCGGCTTACCCTGATGGCCGGCTTCACGACGGTCCGCAACGTCGGAGCCTCCGGTTATACAGACGTCGCCCTGCGGGACGCCATCGAGGCCGGCGACCTGCCGGGCCCCCGGATGGTCGTCTCGGGACCCGCCCTGGGCATCACGGGCGGCCACTGCGACGAGAGCCTCCTGCCGCCCGAGTACCGCCATCAGGCCGAGGGCGTCGCCGATGGGCCCGACGCCGTCCTCCGGAAGGTCCGGGAGGTCATCAAGTACGGGGCCGACGTCATCAAGGTCTGTGCGACCGGCGGCGTCCTATCTAAGGGTGACAACCCGGAGGCCTATGAATTTAACGAGGACGAGCTCCGGGTCATCGTCCAAGAGGCTCACAAGCTGGGCCGGAAGGTCGCCGCTCACGCCCACGGGCGGGCCGGCATCTTGCTGGCCGTGCGGGTCGGCGTGGATTCTATCGAACACGGAAGCTACATCGACGACGAGGCCGTGCGGCTCATGCGGGAAAAGCGGGTCTACCTCGTGCCGACCCTCTACTTGGCCGACTGGTTCATGGAAAACGCCCCGAAACTTCAAATCCCGCCCTTCATCATGGAGAAGGCTCGGAAGGTCATGCCGGCGGCCCGCCAGAACATCCGGCGGGCCTTCCAGATGGGCGTGCCCGTCGCCTTTGGGACCGACGCGGCCGTGTATCCCCACGGCCTCAACGCTCGAGAATTCACCGTCATGGTCCATCTGGGGCTGACACCCCTCCAGGCGATTCAAGCGGCGACGATCCATGCCGCCGAGCTCCTGGGCTGGTCCGACCGCGTCGGAACGCTGGAGCCTGGCAAGTACGCCGATATCATCGCCGTCGAGGGCAACCCCCTGGAAGACGTCAGGGTCCTCGAACGGGTCCGGTTCGTCATGAAGGGCGGCCAGGTCTACCGGAACGACTTCGGCGGGCGCATCGAATGA
- the cstA gene encoding Carbon starvation protein A — protein sequence MNVGLAMSISLGILLLGYLIYGRWVGRRLGVDPNRPTPAHTQYDGVDYAPARPLLLFGHHFSAIAAAGPIVGPTLALLYGFLPVWLWVVLGVILIGAVHDMTALFISIREGGRSIAEVARRTLGPVGYFFFLSFAFSLCILVTAAFADLTAVALTSHHPAAEFGIQPSQTILRTRTLNGEPHVMIGGIASTSAIVMTLLAPFIGWLVYRRHASTWLASALAAAGAILSVLVGLYWPLQLNPRVWILIIMMYILAAAYVPIWLIIQPRDYVNVQILYLGLLSLIAGAVGLGLAGHRVEAPLFRITPDAVARLGELWPFLFITVACGAASGAHGLIATGTTSKQVSNEKHIPVVGYGGMLMESVLALCVIFAIVGGLGYAKYMEITWPAQGRGNAPLAFALATGYTLFKGLHIPLIYGTLFGIILLEGFLVTTIDAVMRLSRYLIEEFWRVLWGDRVPGLLRLRFVNSLIPVVLTAGLAFSRGYTRIWPLFGASNQLLAALTLVVATVWLVQKARTYWFAILPAVFMSGTTITALALTVIRRFQAHDYLLSFTALLLLGLAVGFIVQSVRFFATRGRGAWTWGTASR from the coding sequence ATGAACGTCGGTCTGGCCATGTCGATATCGCTGGGGATCCTGCTCCTCGGCTATCTCATCTATGGCCGCTGGGTCGGGCGGCGGCTCGGCGTCGACCCGAACCGTCCGACGCCGGCCCACACGCAGTACGACGGGGTCGACTACGCCCCGGCGCGACCGCTCCTCTTGTTCGGACACCACTTTTCGGCCATCGCGGCGGCGGGCCCGATCGTGGGGCCGACCCTGGCTCTGCTTTACGGTTTTCTGCCCGTGTGGCTCTGGGTCGTCCTGGGCGTCATCCTGATCGGGGCCGTCCACGACATGACGGCCTTGTTCATCAGCATTCGGGAGGGAGGCCGCTCGATCGCCGAGGTCGCCCGCCGGACGTTAGGGCCCGTCGGGTACTTTTTCTTCCTGAGCTTTGCCTTCTCCCTGTGCATCCTGGTGACGGCGGCCTTTGCCGACCTGACGGCCGTGGCCCTGACGTCCCACCACCCGGCGGCGGAGTTTGGGATTCAGCCGAGTCAGACGATTCTCCGGACGCGGACGTTGAACGGCGAGCCGCATGTAATGATCGGGGGCATCGCCTCGACGTCGGCCATCGTGATGACGCTCCTGGCGCCCTTCATCGGGTGGCTCGTATACCGTCGGCATGCGTCGACGTGGCTGGCCTCGGCCTTAGCGGCGGCCGGGGCGATTCTTTCCGTCCTCGTCGGATTGTATTGGCCCCTTCAACTGAACCCGAGGGTTTGGATTCTCATCATTATGATGTACATCCTGGCGGCCGCCTATGTCCCTATCTGGCTGATCATCCAGCCCCGAGACTACGTCAACGTTCAGATCTTGTACCTGGGCCTGCTGAGCTTGATCGCCGGGGCCGTCGGTCTGGGCCTGGCCGGGCATCGGGTCGAGGCGCCCCTATTTCGCATCACGCCCGATGCGGTCGCCCGGCTCGGTGAGCTGTGGCCTTTCTTGTTCATCACCGTCGCCTGCGGGGCCGCCTCGGGGGCGCATGGGCTGATCGCCACGGGCACGACCAGCAAGCAGGTATCGAACGAAAAGCACATCCCCGTCGTCGGCTACGGTGGCATGCTGATGGAGTCGGTCTTGGCCCTGTGCGTCATCTTCGCCATCGTGGGGGGCTTGGGATATGCCAAATACATGGAAATCACGTGGCCGGCCCAGGGTCGGGGGAATGCGCCCCTGGCCTTTGCCCTGGCGACGGGCTACACGCTGTTCAAAGGCCTGCACATTCCGCTGATCTATGGGACGCTGTTTGGAATCATCCTCCTGGAAGGCTTTTTGGTCACGACCATCGACGCCGTGATGCGCCTCTCCCGATACCTCATCGAAGAATTCTGGCGGGTCCTGTGGGGCGACCGGGTGCCGGGCCTCTTGCGGCTTCGGTTCGTCAATTCCCTGATCCCCGTCGTCCTGACGGCGGGCCTGGCCTTTTCCCGGGGTTATACCCGCATCTGGCCCCTGTTTGGGGCCTCGAACCAACTCCTGGCGGCGCTCACGCTGGTCGTCGCCACCGTGTGGCTCGTTCAAAAGGCCCGGACTTACTGGTTTGCGATTCTCCCGGCCGTCTTCATGAGCGGGACGACAATCACGGCCCTGGCGCTGACGGTCATCCGGCGCTTCCAGGCCCATGATTACCTCTTAAGCTTTACGGCTCTTCTCCTCTTGGGTCTGGCCGTCGGCTTTATCGTCCAGAGTGTGCGCTTCTTCGCGACCCGGGGGCGGGGTGCCTGGACATGGGGTACAGCGTCCCGCTGA
- the pknB_2 gene encoding Serine/threonine-protein kinase PknB has translation MNFVGANEIPLKIGKYFVKRLLGQGGMGQVYHAHDPVIGRDVAIKIIYPQLATDPELTRRFLHEARSAGRLHHPNIVIIYECSEEKGVPYIVMEYLEGRDLNSVISAQEPMSLDQKLDIIRQACDALAYAHQQGVVHRDIKPSNIFILKNGVVKIIDFGLAKVGMTQLTQVGKVVGTPYYIAPERLSGRQEAPDARSDLFSLGVTMYELITYRRPFDGDDLNSILFKILHQDPPPITRFVKVPYAAEVQQVLDKALAKQPERRFQTAFEMKQAIEALLDRMHGGAPSVVRKPAAMPVSPTSAPAGQPSPEQGIDREPTRPIRDRRPVPSAEKPLNPEMILQLGHRDFVWALAFSPDGRVLASGGRDRTVRLWDVEAGALWQVLTGHEGEVTGVAFSPDGRVLASGGRDRAVLLWDVETGSLRRVLAGHEGEVTSVAFSPDGRVLASGGRDRAVLLWDLTAYSLQKILWHESDVFTVAFSPDGRTLATGGLGKTVRLWDVPTGTVRLTLEAHESAVFAVAFSPNGGLIATGGGDRTVRMWHPRTGELKRSFQGHSHFVWFIDFLLDGKTVAVGGGDKAIHFWDLATGALKKTMSLPKLLTASMAVTPDGRTLAVGRMDRLIELQDVDTGVSKRTLAGHEDVVLAVAFSMDGLTLASGGADRTIRLWEALSGRLKATLAGHEDTVLFVVFSPEGRWLASACKDRTVRVWDAGTGRLKRTFQGHGLLGKSVAFSPDGRVLAVGSADRTIRLWDVETGVLLKTFSGEGSLARAVAFSPDGRLLAVGSEDRKVRLWDVQTGALQRVLEGHGGEVYSVAFSLTGHVVASGGVDGAVRLWRVSDGSPVVTWMTLYPMGKTGVATEWIAVTPEGYYMGSPGLKAYVWWLVHGRLYPSDAFESRFHRPDRVRQNLQSQEIPGVIR, from the coding sequence ATGAATTTCGTCGGCGCCAACGAGATACCGCTCAAAATTGGGAAATACTTCGTGAAGCGTCTCCTCGGTCAGGGCGGCATGGGCCAGGTCTATCACGCCCATGACCCCGTCATCGGTCGAGACGTCGCCATCAAGATCATTTACCCCCAGTTGGCCACCGACCCGGAGCTGACCCGGCGTTTCCTGCACGAGGCTCGTTCTGCCGGGCGCTTGCACCATCCCAACATCGTCATCATCTACGAGTGCAGTGAAGAGAAGGGGGTTCCCTATATCGTCATGGAGTACTTGGAGGGCCGGGACCTCAACAGCGTCATCAGCGCTCAAGAACCGATGAGTCTGGATCAGAAGTTAGACATCATTCGGCAGGCCTGCGATGCTTTGGCGTACGCCCATCAGCAGGGCGTCGTTCATCGGGACATTAAGCCTTCCAACATCTTTATCCTGAAGAACGGTGTCGTGAAGATCATCGACTTTGGCCTCGCCAAGGTCGGGATGACGCAGTTGACGCAGGTCGGGAAAGTCGTCGGCACGCCCTACTACATCGCTCCCGAGCGGCTCTCCGGTCGTCAAGAAGCCCCGGACGCTCGGTCCGACCTCTTCTCACTGGGCGTGACGATGTACGAACTTATCACGTATCGGCGTCCCTTTGACGGCGATGACCTGAACAGCATTTTGTTCAAGATCCTTCACCAGGACCCGCCGCCGATCACCCGTTTTGTCAAAGTTCCGTATGCGGCCGAGGTCCAGCAGGTCCTGGACAAGGCGCTGGCGAAGCAACCGGAGCGTAGATTCCAGACGGCCTTCGAGATGAAACAAGCTATCGAGGCCTTGTTAGATCGGATGCATGGAGGTGCTCCGTCGGTCGTTCGCAAGCCGGCGGCAATGCCAGTCTCACCGACCTCCGCGCCGGCGGGTCAGCCGAGCCCCGAGCAGGGCATCGACCGAGAGCCGACGCGGCCCATTCGCGACCGCCGACCCGTGCCTTCCGCGGAAAAGCCCCTAAATCCCGAGATGATTCTCCAATTGGGACATCGGGACTTTGTGTGGGCTCTTGCCTTCTCGCCGGACGGTCGGGTGTTGGCGAGTGGGGGTCGGGATCGGACGGTGCGTCTGTGGGACGTGGAGGCGGGGGCGTTGTGGCAGGTGTTGACGGGGCATGAGGGGGAGGTGACGGGCGTGGCGTTTTCGCCGGACGGTCGGGTGTTGGCCAGCGGGGGTCGGGACCGGGCCGTCCTGCTGTGGGACGTTGAAACGGGGTCGCTTCGGCGGGTGTTGGCGGGGCATGAGGGGGAGGTGACGAGTGTGGCGTTTTCGCCGGACGGTCGGGTGTTGGCCAGCGGGGGTCGGGACCGGGCCGTCCTGCTGTGGGACCTGACCGCGTATAGCCTCCAGAAGATCCTCTGGCACGAGAGCGACGTGTTCACGGTCGCCTTTTCCCCGGACGGACGCACGCTGGCGACCGGCGGGTTGGGCAAGACCGTTCGACTGTGGGACGTCCCGACGGGCACGGTCCGGCTGACATTAGAAGCGCATGAGAGTGCTGTTTTTGCGGTAGCCTTCTCACCGAATGGCGGACTCATCGCCACGGGGGGCGGCGACCGCACGGTTCGGATGTGGCATCCCCGGACGGGTGAACTAAAGCGGTCTTTCCAGGGTCACAGCCATTTCGTGTGGTTTATCGACTTTCTCCTGGACGGCAAGACCGTGGCCGTGGGGGGCGGCGATAAGGCCATTCATTTCTGGGACTTGGCGACGGGCGCCCTGAAGAAGACGATGTCCTTACCGAAGCTTCTGACGGCCTCGATGGCCGTCACTCCGGACGGTCGAACCCTGGCCGTCGGCCGCATGGACCGACTGATTGAACTGCAGGACGTCGATACGGGCGTCTCGAAGCGGACGCTGGCGGGTCATGAGGACGTCGTGCTGGCCGTGGCTTTTTCGATGGACGGACTGACCCTGGCCAGCGGGGGCGCGGACCGGACCATACGTTTGTGGGAGGCTCTGTCCGGTCGGCTGAAGGCCACCCTGGCGGGTCATGAAGATACCGTCCTTTTCGTCGTCTTCTCACCAGAGGGTCGTTGGTTGGCCAGTGCGTGTAAGGACCGGACGGTGCGGGTCTGGGATGCCGGGACGGGGCGACTGAAGCGGACTTTTCAGGGTCACGGTCTGTTGGGCAAGTCGGTGGCCTTCTCCCCGGACGGGCGGGTCCTTGCGGTCGGGAGTGCGGACCGGACCATTCGTCTGTGGGACGTCGAGACAGGGGTCTTGCTGAAGACGTTTTCGGGGGAGGGCTCGCTGGCCCGAGCCGTCGCCTTTTCGCCGGATGGACGGCTCTTAGCCGTCGGAAGCGAAGACCGCAAGGTTCGACTCTGGGACGTGCAAACGGGAGCGCTCCAGAGGGTCTTGGAGGGTCATGGGGGAGAAGTTTACTCGGTGGCCTTTTCGCTGACGGGACACGTCGTGGCCAGCGGGGGCGTCGACGGAGCCGTTCGTTTGTGGCGGGTCTCCGACGGGTCGCCGGTCGTCACGTGGATGACCCTCTACCCGATGGGCAAGACGGGGGTCGCGACGGAATGGATTGCCGTCACGCCGGAAGGGTACTACATGGGCTCGCCGGGCCTGAAAGCTTACGTCTGGTGGCTCGTCCATGGCCGACTGTACCCGTCGGACGCCTTCGAAAGCCGATTTCACCGGCCGGACCGGGTCCGGCAGAATCTCCAGAGCCAGGAGATACCGGGCGTCATCCGGTAG
- the apbC gene encoding Iron-sulfur cluster carrier protein, which produces MEVEKLREAVLSRLKTVAYPGFSRDIVSFGIVRDVAVDDQGRVTVTLVYSTEPDRIRQAIEQAVVQAVQGIQGIQDVEVRATQREMARPSVPQKQPVPGVQHVIAVASAKGGVGKSTVAVNLAYALKELGYAVGLLDADIYGPSAPIMLKTEGEPTTDGQRIFPVQTMGLKMISIGFFLPTEDQALIWRGPMVMKAVHQLVWDVEWAPLDYLVVDLPPGTGDAQLTLLQEVKLSGAIIVTTPQRVALVDARKGVTMFKRLDTPVLGIVENMSYFRCPKCGEVFEIFDRRGGFHAAKMLGVPFLGEIPIEPRLREGADRGEPVFLCAPDSEAARVFMEIARKVAATLPVASIRQ; this is translated from the coding sequence ATGGAAGTGGAAAAACTTCGGGAAGCCGTCTTGAGCCGTCTTAAGACGGTGGCCTATCCGGGATTCAGCCGGGACATCGTGTCCTTCGGTATAGTCCGGGACGTAGCTGTCGACGACCAGGGTCGGGTAACGGTCACACTCGTATACTCGACGGAGCCAGACCGCATTCGACAGGCTATCGAGCAGGCTGTCGTTCAGGCCGTCCAGGGCATCCAGGGCATCCAAGACGTGGAGGTCCGGGCGACCCAACGGGAGATGGCCCGGCCGAGTGTACCCCAGAAACAGCCTGTCCCGGGCGTTCAGCACGTCATCGCCGTGGCGTCGGCTAAAGGTGGCGTCGGGAAATCGACGGTCGCCGTGAACCTGGCCTATGCCTTGAAAGAACTGGGCTACGCGGTCGGCTTACTGGATGCCGACATCTATGGTCCCAGCGCCCCCATCATGCTGAAGACGGAGGGGGAACCGACGACGGACGGCCAGCGGATCTTCCCCGTCCAGACGATGGGCCTCAAGATGATCTCCATCGGGTTCTTCCTGCCGACGGAGGACCAGGCCCTGATCTGGCGGGGGCCGATGGTCATGAAGGCCGTCCATCAGCTCGTGTGGGACGTCGAATGGGCGCCCCTGGACTATCTGGTCGTGGACCTGCCGCCGGGGACGGGCGACGCGCAACTGACCCTCCTGCAGGAGGTCAAGCTCTCGGGAGCCATCATCGTCACGACGCCCCAGCGGGTCGCCCTCGTCGACGCCCGAAAGGGCGTGACGATGTTTAAGCGTCTGGACACGCCGGTCCTGGGTATCGTCGAGAACATGAGCTACTTCCGGTGCCCCAAGTGCGGTGAAGTCTTTGAGATCTTTGACCGCCGCGGGGGCTTCCATGCGGCCAAGATGCTGGGCGTCCCCTTCCTGGGTGAGATCCCCATCGAGCCCCGCCTCCGGGAGGGGGCCGACCGGGGCGAACCGGTTTTTCTGTGCGCGCCCGACTCGGAGGCCGCCCGGGTCTTCATGGAAATCGCTCGGAAGGTGGCGGCTACCTTGCCGGTCGCATCCATTCGCCAGTAG